A region of Ignavibacteriota bacterium DNA encodes the following proteins:
- the arcC gene encoding carbamate kinase, whose product MNEPRHTALIAIGGNSLIRAGERGTIEEQLANAHATARSIARMVAQGWRVVITHGNGPQVGAALLRSERASGEVYTHPLDVCVATTQSEIGYLLQRAMEEELRHIGLTTPVMTVLTQVRVDPDDPAFRNPTKPIGPFYSRNVAEEKRRALGWDIVEDSARGWRRVVPSPEPVEVFEQDIIRTILDLGMIVIALGGGGIPVIERPHFRVDGCEAVIDKDRASALLAAGLGVDLFIISTDADRVYLDYKKPGMRAIDRAGVAEMQAHLEAGQFPPGSMGPKVESALRFLRGGGREVIITSYEHLMDALAGTAGTHLFPDETGAQS is encoded by the coding sequence ATGAACGAACCGCGCCATACCGCGCTCATCGCGATCGGCGGCAATTCGCTGATCCGCGCCGGCGAACGCGGCACCATCGAGGAACAGCTCGCCAACGCCCACGCCACCGCGCGCAGCATCGCGCGTATGGTGGCGCAGGGCTGGCGTGTCGTGATCACACACGGCAACGGTCCGCAGGTCGGCGCCGCGCTGCTGCGTTCGGAACGCGCCAGCGGCGAGGTGTACACACATCCGCTGGACGTGTGTGTGGCCACCACGCAGAGCGAGATCGGCTACCTGCTGCAGCGCGCGATGGAGGAGGAACTGCGGCACATCGGACTCACAACGCCGGTCATGACCGTGCTCACGCAGGTGCGCGTCGATCCCGACGATCCCGCGTTCAGGAATCCGACCAAACCGATCGGACCCTTCTATTCGCGCAACGTCGCAGAGGAAAAACGCCGCGCGCTGGGGTGGGACATCGTCGAGGACTCCGCCCGCGGATGGCGCCGCGTCGTGCCCTCGCCGGAACCTGTCGAGGTGTTCGAACAGGATATCATCCGCACCATCCTCGATCTCGGCATGATCGTCATCGCCCTCGGCGGCGGCGGCATACCCGTCATCGAGCGGCCGCATTTCCGCGTCGACGGCTGCGAGGCCGTCATCGACAAGGACCGCGCCTCGGCCCTGCTCGCGGCGGGACTCGGCGTGGACCTCTTCATCATCAGCACCGATGCCGACCGCGTGTATCTGGACTATAAAAAGCCGGGCATGCGCGCCATCGACCGCGCAGGCGTCGCCGAGATGCAGGCGCACCTCGAGGCGGGCCAGTTCCCGCCCGGCAGCATGGGTCCCAAAGTGGAATCGGCCCTGCGCTTCCTGCGCGGCGGCGGCCGCGAGGTGATCATCACCTCGTACGAACATCTCATGGACGCCCTCGCGGGCACGGCCGGCACCCACCTCTTCCCCGACGAAACAGGAGCGCAGTCATGA
- the argF gene encoding ornithine carbamoyltransferase, with protein MKATDFLSIRDVTGEEILETFRIASDMKADRMKYSEALKGKALAMIFEKPSLRTRTTFDIGIQQLGGYSLYLSPAEISLGKRESVYDVAKNLERMVQGIMIRTFAHQIVVDMAKYASVPVINGLTDYSHPCQAMADFLTLQEVKGDLKGRKLTYVGDGNNVAHSLMFAGARLGVHVTVACPKGFEPNAKALEDAMADAKETGAVIEVVYDPAEGVKNADAVYTDVWASMGQEAEAAERKKIFAPYQVNEALMAHAKSDAIFMHCLPAHRGDEVTDGVIDSAASVVFQEAENRLHAQKAVMYQLMK; from the coding sequence ATGAAAGCAACTGATTTCCTGAGCATCCGGGACGTCACCGGCGAGGAGATCCTCGAGACCTTCCGTATCGCATCCGACATGAAGGCCGACCGCATGAAATACTCCGAGGCCCTGAAGGGAAAGGCCCTCGCGATGATTTTCGAGAAACCCTCGCTGCGCACCCGCACCACGTTCGACATCGGCATACAGCAGCTCGGCGGATATTCGCTGTATCTCTCGCCGGCTGAAATAAGTCTCGGCAAACGCGAGTCGGTGTACGACGTCGCGAAAAATCTCGAGCGCATGGTGCAGGGCATCATGATCCGCACGTTTGCGCATCAGATCGTGGTCGACATGGCCAAATACGCGTCGGTGCCCGTCATCAACGGCCTCACCGACTATTCGCATCCCTGCCAGGCGATGGCCGACTTCCTCACGCTGCAGGAAGTGAAGGGCGATTTGAAGGGACGCAAGCTCACCTACGTGGGCGACGGCAACAACGTGGCGCATTCGCTGATGTTTGCGGGCGCGCGGCTCGGCGTCCATGTGACCGTGGCGTGTCCGAAGGGCTTCGAGCCCAACGCCAAGGCGCTGGAAGACGCGATGGCCGACGCGAAGGAAACCGGCGCGGTGATCGAGGTGGTGTATGATCCCGCCGAGGGCGTGAAGAATGCCGACGCCGTGTACACCGACGTGTGGGCGTCGATGGGTCAGGAAGCCGAGGCCGCCGAGCGCAAGAAGATTTTTGCGCCGTATCAGGTGAACGAAGCGCTGATGGCGCACGCAAAGTCCGACGCCATATTTATGCACTGCCTGCCCGCGCATCGCGGCGACGAGGTGACAGACGGCGTGATCGATTCGGCCGCATCGGTTGTGTTCCAGGAGGCCGAAAACCGCCTGCACGCGCAGAAGGCGGTCATGTATCAGTTGATGAAATAA